Proteins from a single region of Candidatus Eisenbacteria bacterium:
- the dapF gene encoding diaminopimelate epimerase — MRISFTKVQALRNDFVLVDGRTAPVADPPSLARFLCDRKEGVGADTLLLLHHSDVADLLVRIFNPDGSEGEMSGNGTRCVAAYSLAREGEGQNVATVETVAGVSRHELERREHGRFFIRSSILAPRFHPTEIPVRVAGEDALDVPLDLAEGRIRVSGVSIGNPQAVVFQGWTDENWKILGPQIENHPLFPERTNVDFARVAAEDRLEVKLWERGVGPVESSGTGASGAFAAARRKGLIGPRAELVMEGGTLVIEEAEEGLILRGWCEECFEGTIDTDRSREGEVR; from the coding sequence ATGCGGATCTCCTTCACGAAAGTACAGGCCTTAAGGAATGACTTTGTCCTCGTGGACGGACGGACGGCGCCGGTCGCCGATCCGCCCTCCCTCGCCCGGTTCCTCTGCGACCGGAAGGAGGGGGTGGGCGCCGACACGCTTCTCCTTCTCCACCATTCCGACGTGGCGGATCTCCTGGTGCGTATCTTCAACCCCGACGGGAGCGAAGGGGAGATGTCCGGCAACGGCACCCGCTGCGTCGCCGCCTACTCTCTCGCCCGCGAGGGGGAGGGGCAGAACGTGGCGACCGTGGAAACCGTCGCGGGCGTTTCCCGCCACGAGTTGGAGCGCAGGGAGCACGGCCGCTTCTTCATCCGGTCCTCGATCTTGGCGCCGCGCTTTCACCCCACCGAGATTCCCGTGCGCGTCGCGGGGGAGGACGCCCTCGATGTTCCGCTCGACCTCGCCGAAGGGCGGATCCGCGTGAGCGGCGTCTCCATCGGCAATCCGCAGGCGGTGGTGTTTCAGGGGTGGACCGACGAGAACTGGAAGATTCTCGGCCCGCAGATCGAAAATCACCCTCTCTTCCCGGAGAGGACCAATGTCGATTTCGCCCGCGTCGCCGCAGAGGATCGATTGGAAGTGAAACTCTGGGAGCGCGGCGTCGGACCCGTGGAGTCCTCCGGCACCGGCGCTTCGGGCGCTTTCGCCGCGGCGCGGCGCAAGGGGCTCATCGGCCCGCGGGCGGAGTTGGTGATGGAGGGGGGGACCCTCGTGATCGAAGAGGCGGAGGAGGGGCTCATCCTGCGGGGGTGGTGCGAGGAGTGTTTCGAGGGGACCATCGACACCGACAGAAGTCGCGAGGGAGAGGTCCGTTGA